Proteins encoded by one window of Halomonas chromatireducens:
- a CDS encoding TRAP transporter large permease, protein MLTVLLTVLVVCFMINIPIGFAMGLAALASLLASGMMPIEMLPQRMVAGINSFPLLAIPLFMMAGSIMERGGISKRIVGLASALVGHFKGGLAAVSVMACTFFASISGSAPGTAAAVGELTIPEMVKRGYSRPYASSVVASASCLGVVIPPSITFILFGIVADVSIGQLFVAGILPGAMLAGALIAVSIIRSHQLGYPAEQKQSWRQRWKKLLDSSWGILMPIIILGGIMTGVFTPTESAGIAVVYGLFVSIFIYKELGWKDITPVFYKASLNSAMIVLLIAVASPFGWIMTIEQVPQMASSTILGLSTNTYIILMLMILMYLILGTFMETGAIILLVVPIFTPIAQQLGIDMVHFGVITVVALAIGMATPPVGITLFATCSISGVSIGQLSRMIIPFLAALIGCLLLLAFVPAISTFLPQLVF, encoded by the coding sequence ATGTTGACTGTACTTCTTACTGTGCTTGTGGTCTGTTTCATGATCAACATCCCAATTGGCTTTGCCATGGGGCTTGCAGCATTAGCCAGCTTGCTGGCTTCAGGCATGATGCCCATCGAGATGCTGCCGCAACGCATGGTGGCCGGCATTAATTCCTTCCCTCTACTTGCCATTCCTTTATTCATGATGGCCGGATCCATCATGGAGCGTGGCGGTATATCAAAACGAATCGTTGGCTTGGCGAGTGCATTGGTCGGGCACTTCAAGGGCGGACTCGCCGCTGTTTCAGTCATGGCTTGTACGTTTTTTGCTTCTATTTCCGGATCGGCTCCCGGCACCGCTGCGGCCGTCGGCGAACTGACCATTCCCGAAATGGTAAAGCGCGGATATTCAAGGCCGTATGCGTCTTCTGTCGTTGCCTCCGCTTCATGCCTTGGTGTCGTGATTCCACCTAGCATTACCTTTATCCTGTTTGGTATCGTTGCCGATGTTTCCATCGGGCAATTGTTTGTGGCTGGTATCCTGCCTGGCGCCATGCTTGCTGGCGCACTGATCGCTGTCAGCATCATACGCTCTCATCAACTGGGCTATCCTGCAGAGCAAAAGCAGAGCTGGCGGCAACGCTGGAAAAAGCTGCTTGACTCCTCCTGGGGAATCTTGATGCCCATCATCATTCTTGGTGGAATCATGACAGGGGTATTCACGCCGACAGAATCGGCTGGCATCGCTGTCGTATACGGCCTCTTTGTCAGTATTTTCATTTACAAGGAGCTTGGCTGGAAAGATATCACCCCGGTCTTCTACAAGGCATCATTGAACTCGGCAATGATCGTGCTTCTCATTGCCGTTGCCAGTCCCTTTGGCTGGATCATGACTATCGAGCAGGTCCCACAAATGGCCTCCAGTACCATCCTGGGGTTATCAACCAACACTTACATTATCTTGATGCTGATGATCCTGATGTATCTGATTCTCGGCACGTTCATGGAAACTGGAGCTATCATTCTGCTGGTTGTGCCTATATTCACCCCTATCGCCCAACAGCTCGGCATCGACATGGTTCACTTTGGTGTCATTACCGTCGTGGCGCTGGCTATTGGCATGGCAACACCACCTGTAGGTATTACTCTATTTGCCACTTGCAGTATTTCCGGCGTCTCTATTGGGCAACTGTCTCGCATGATAATTCCTTTCCTGGCAGCCCTTATCGGATGCCTGCTTCTGCTGGCCTTTGTACCAGCTATCTCTACCTTCCTTCCGCAACTTGTGTTCTGA